In Juglans microcarpa x Juglans regia isolate MS1-56 chromosome 8D, Jm3101_v1.0, whole genome shotgun sequence, the following are encoded in one genomic region:
- the LOC121242222 gene encoding uncharacterized protein LOC121242222 produces the protein MEDCGGEKQLGNGGLNGDISKDESISNFNFNSNLDLDHDKEHVQVVRDKVGTENEEGEGVWVGSNVLYVANNYLEENQEGGASNEERGALVKDQGEGDDWYFTGVYGHLDASKRQLVWGLLLNLKPMDHLAWMRRKHNKLCSVKDAVGVIREGDKAIASAFMDHFQSIYSSSNPSGQELERCFQTMERKVTDGPDGFGTGFYQEHWSAVRGKASLAILDLLSGGNMPENVNHTLIALILKNNNPTIVHEYRPLLYVMSSIRSLLKL, from the exons ATGGAGGATTGCGGTGGAGAGAAGCAGTTGGGGAATGGCGGATTGAATGGCGATATTAGTAAAGATGAgtctatttcaaatttcaatttcaattcaaatttagatttggATCATGATAAAGAGCATGTTCAAGTTGTTAGGGATAAGGTGGGTACGGAGAATGAAGAAGGGGAGGGTGTTTGGGTTGGTAGTAATGTTCTATATGTCGCTAATAACTACTTGGAGGAAAACCAAGAGGGGGGAGCTTCGAATGAGGAGAGGGG TGCTCTGGTTAAGGATCAAGGAGAAGGAGATGATTGGTATTTCACAGGGGTGTATGGGCATCTTGATGCAAGCAAAAGGCAGCTTGTTTGGGGTTTGCTTCTTAATTTGAAGCCAATGGATCATTTGGCTTGGATG AGAAGGAAACATAATAAGTTATGCAGTGTCAAAGATGCAGTCGGGGTTATTAGAGAAGGTGACAAGGCCATTGCTAGTGCGTTTATGGATCATTTTCAAAGCATCTATTCTTCTTCAAATCCAAGTGGTCAGGAATTAGAAAGGTGTTTTCAGACAATGGAGAGAAAAGTGACAGATG GTCCGGATGGTTTTGGAACTGGTTTCTACCAAGAACATTGGAGTGCAGTGCGGGGAAAGGCAAGTTTAGCAATTCTTGACCTTTTAAGTGGGGGTAACATGCCTGAAAATGTTAACCATACTTTGATTGCTTTAATACTAAAGAACAATAATCCTACTATTGTTCATGAGTATCGACCTTTGCTTTATGTAATGTCTTCTATAAGATCATTGCTAAAACTTTAG